In the genome of Podospora pseudocomata strain CBS 415.72m chromosome 7, whole genome shotgun sequence, the window AGGTCAGAATGCGAGTCAGTCCGGATTCCTTTGTGGTGGCATTTTTGCCGAATTTGCCCTTGATTGCCGAGGTGACGAACTCCTGAATCATGTAtttgaggctgctgctgccctccAGGCCACGAAGTTGCACATCTGTGTCCAGGTCGTGGTTTGGCGCGAGGTTTGCATCGTCGCCAAAATCTTCATCCATGTTGTAATAGTCCGAGGCGAGGCCTGGcggttgttggtgctgctgctgtgatcCACCGCCACCAGTGGACTCGTCAGGAGTCTCATCTCGTGCTATTTGCTCGCCCGTGTCCTTCTCCAGGGCGAGCGTTCTGGGTAGGTTGTACAGGAGCGGCGTGAGAGCCGAGCTCAGCGAAAGGTGCACAAGACCGGTAAAGATGAGAAACACgagcatcagcatcatggGTCCTGTCGCTACTTTGAGAGCAAAGAGGCCAATCAGACAGATCTCAGCCACATACAACCCTGCAAGCAAGTGCATCAAGGCGCGTGGATAAAAGAGACCTTTGGTGTCGTGATGAGAGTCAAACACGAAGATGATCATGTAGCGGTAGACGTAGCTGACAAACATCATGCCGAAACCCGCGAAGATGAGAACGAGGGGAGCAATACAGGTGTAGCTGAGAGCTGTAACAAATCATGGTTGTTAGCGGTGCACAACCATGTAAAGCCATGAGGTCACCTACCGATAACACCCAGGTTTGTGAAGCGCGGAAATTCGGCTCCCCAGTACACCCGGTTGAGTCTGCGCCATCTGTGGTACTGCCTTCGTGGCTTGACGGTGAACTTGGCAATGACTTGATGCAGAATCAGGTCACCAAGGTTGAGCAGTCTCGAAGAGCCTGCACCCAAGCAAATGACCAAGATGTACGAGAGGTAGAAGTTGGACGccttggggaggttggcggccAGGAGATCCTTAGCTTTGAAGGGTTCTTGTAGAACTTGGGAAAAGGCAGCCGAAATGGCCGACGAGAGTGTCGTAATGAGGAAAACCTGCACTAcctggaagaagaagtaGGCGTTCTGGACGTAGAGCTCGACTAACCCATGAGAGGGCACTCCCGCAACACGCGCACAGCTCCTGAGCATCCATGGCACGGCAGCCATTAGCCACGACAGTGCGAGCGCTGGAAGCAAACCTTGTATCACACCCAAGATGACCGAAGGGAGGTGCACCAGCCACTTGAGAAAGAAGACTTCCTTGCTGAGAAACTCGATTTGCGAGATGGTGCCGACgagaagggaggggatggaccAAAAGATGATGGCAAAGGCAATGACGCCTTTCATGAAGAAGCGTCGCATGATGTGTTCCCACCACCGGATACGCAACGAGCTCCATATGACCTCGTCTGGCTGAAGTCCAATATAACGCGGCGACATGTGCAACGGCTGGTGGTGCGCCAGAATCTGAAAGGCCACCTGCGCGCTGGCCTGCGAGTCGAACTCGATAAATGCCGAGTTCAGCGGCTCTCCGTCGCCCCCACGGTACGCCCGCCTCAGTTTCCAAATGTCCTTGTTGATCAATTTTAGCCGCGCCCTTGTCCATCGGATGGTGTCGACGCTGCGGAAGAAATTCCGAAGCGGCCGGTGAGTTGGTCGATCCTTGGCCGGAATCCAGAGAGAAGCCACCGAGCCCCTCACGTCCGGTAGTGACGGATCCAGGCCGTAAGGGTGGGTGTACTCGGGGTCAACAGGTTTGTCGAAGGTGGGGCTGTCTAGTACCGAGAGTTGATGCTCAGCAAACTGTATCGTGGAGTCGAGCGGACCTCCCTTTTCAGCATCCTTCTGGGATGGCGAGTCCCCTGACGTCGTGAAAGAAGCTGGTGTCAATGTCTTTGCCAACGACGTCTGCCCTGCTGTGTGCCCTTGCGAAACGCCGCCCTGGGCCTTCCAAAACTTCCTTCGCGAGCGGTTCGCCATCCGAATGAGGCGgatctcggcctcctcgagcAGTTCTGCGGAATCCTCTCGATCTGAGATCTTGGCACGCAAGGCGCCAATATTGCGAGGGATCCATATGTTCCTTGCTGAGTCACCAAAGAGCTTGCGCAGCTTGGCCTCTTCGAGGTATGGCTTCGGTATGCACGTGAACAGGACGGTCCGCGACGAAAGACGTTTGGAGTAGTTGGGCGAGAGAAGATAGGCTTGTCGAACGTTGATGTAGTATACACACTCCCGGACCACCATAAACAGCACAAATCCTGACACACAGATCAGCACCACGGGAACACAAGAGGGGACAAACAAGCCTCACGGCTGGCTCACGCACCGAAGAAGCACCAAGCAACGGCGACATGGGCGTAGAATTTGTTGGCGATAATCACGTTACCGATGGTAAGTTTGTCAAGCTGAGATTGGCCAAAAGTCCCGGTGCTGTGGATGGGGAGCAGGATGGGCCACGAAACGCAGCCGCCAACGAGACAGATGACGGAGAGAACACGAAGGAAGcggagaaagaagaagccgtCGACGGAgcagttgttgatgatgtacCGGTCATCAATGGCGAAGAAGGGTCTGATCCAGTCGAACCAGCCATCAGGAAGCGGGGGAGTCGGGTGCCTGCAGGTGTCTCATTAGCCAAACCGACGACAAGCTGCCGTGGGACAGAGCCCTTACTCTGGTGATCGCAGGGACGGAATGGTCCTCGGCGCATAAACCCGTGGGCATTTCCGACGGAAGACGAAAAATATGGCGAAACAGATGGCCGAGTAGATGAGAACGGGCGCAAAGGTGGACCCCAACGACTTGAGGGAGGCCGATTGCGCCTCGTCTGAACCGGCACCTATGAGTTGACCAGTGAGGGTGCCACCGCCGTCAGTGTCGTTGCGGCCAGCGCCGATTCTTGGGTCGTCATTCTCATCCTGCGGGCCGGAAAGCCAAAACGCGTCAGTGGTGCTGAGGGCTGTTGAAGACAGGTGGATGAGGGCTCACGATCTGGGGGAAGGTTATGGCACGCCTGGCTAGACTGAGAAGTGCTTGCACACTCGTGTCCATCGTCATGCGGTGTGAGTTACGGCGGGAGTCAACAGTGAAGGCGACTCGTCTGGAGCAGGGCGCGGGgacatggtggtgttgcagGCGCCGCAGTTCAGGAGAGGTTCAGGAGAGATCGAGGTGAGGATGCATGATGAAAAACCCACCTGgtctggctgggctgggtgAGGGCTCCTGGGCTAGAAAGTGGAAACCCGAGCGCATGTCGACGGATGTCTCATTTTTCCCCCAGCGGGCCGCATGGTGGCTGCCAATCAGTCGCCGACTTCACCTTTCGATAGCGCGCCCCGGCCTGCAAGCCACTTGGGAGCCACTggggggagctggagaaaCGAAATTTGATTCGCAACGAACTGCATCCCCAGTGGGCCAAGGACCCTCGCCCAGCAAGCAGCTGTTTTTCATGCATGTTGTAAAGTTCATCCATCATCCGTCATCAAGAGACAGCAATGATCTGGGAAGTTTGGAGCGTCTCAAAGCTATCCGCCCGGTCGGGAACCACCTCATTGTCTGCCCTCCGAGGGGC includes:
- a CDS encoding hypothetical protein (EggNog:ENOG503NVZ6; COG:S) → MTMDTSVQALLSLARRAITFPQIDENDDPRIGAGRNDTDGGGTLTGQLIGAGSDEAQSASLKSLGSTFAPVLIYSAICFAIFFVFRRKCPRVYAPRTIPSLRSPEHPTPPLPDGWFDWIRPFFAIDDRYIINNCSVDGFFFLRFLRVLSVICLVGGCVSWPILLPIHSTGTFGQSQLDKLTIGNVIIANKFYAHVAVAWCFFGFVLFMVVRECVYYINVRQAYLLSPNYSKRLSSRTVLFTCIPKPYLEEAKLRKLFGDSARNIWIPRNIGALRAKISDREDSAELLEEAEIRLIRMANRSRRKFWKAQGGVSQGHTAGQTSLAKTLTPASFTTSGDSPSQKDAEKGGPLDSTIQFAEHQLSVLDSPTFDKPVDPEYTHPYGLDPSLPDVRGSVASLWIPAKDRPTHRPLRNFFRSVDTIRWTRARLKLINKDIWKLRRAYRGGDGEPLNSAFIEFDSQASAQVAFQILAHHQPLHMSPRYIGLQPDEVIWSSLRIRWWEHIMRRFFMKGVIAFAIIFWSIPSLLVGTISQIEFLSKEVFFLKWLVHLPSVILGVIQGLLPALALSWLMAAVPWMLRSCARVAGVPSHGLVELYVQNAYFFFQVVQVFLITTLSSAISAAFSQVLQEPFKAKDLLAANLPKASNFYLSYILVICLGAGSSRLLNLGDLILHQVIAKFTVKPRRQYHRWRRLNRVYWGAEFPRFTNLGVIALSYTCIAPLVLIFAGFGMMFVSYVYRYMIIFVFDSHHDTKGLFYPRALMHLLAGLYVAEICLIGLFALKVATGPMMLMLVFLIFTGLVHLSLSSALTPLLYNLPRTLALEKDTGEQIARDETPDESTGGGGSQQQHQQPPGLASDYYNMDEDFGDDANLAPNHDLDTDVQLRGLEGSSSLKYMIQEFVTSAIKGKFGKNATTKESGLTRILTYIKIMITPDPNKTPNFIMTFFHPEVYQDFRKLQPTINPEPSDYELPEDYTRKAYWPPEMWQPAPKLWIPKDDARVSRQEVAHTKDSIFISDHGCWLNEKGRIECDFERSPLHEPRILY